The Streptomyces tubercidicus DNA segment CCGCGCCCGGCGCGAGCGCAACGGCACCACCGCCCACCCCGACGGCGGGCCCGCTCTGCTCCTCGGCCTGATGCTGGCCAGTGTCTACGGCGGCTACTTTGGCGCCGCGCAGGGGGTCATCTACGTCTCCCTGATGGGCGTGCTGCTCACGGAGGACCTCCAGCGGATCAACGCCCTCAAGAACATCCTCGCGGCCGTCGTCAACGGCGTCGCGGCGGTCTTCTTCCTCTTCGTCGCCCACTTCGACTGGACCGCCGTCGCCCTGATCGCCCTGGGCTCCACCCTCGGCGGCCAACTCGGCGCGAAGGTCGGCCGACGGCTGCCGCCCACCGCCCTGCGCGGCGTCATCGTCCTCGTCGGCCTGCTGGCCATCGTCCAACTCCTCCTGAAATAGGGGGAGCCGGACGATGGATGCAGCGGGTGCGCGCTACGCCGGTACCGCCAGCCACTCCGGCAGCGCGTCCCGCACCGACACCCCCAGCGTCGACAGCAGCGCATCCGCCGGTGTCGGCTCGAACGGCCGCCGCAGCAGCTGCATCCCCGCCTGCTCGGGCGTACGGTCCGCCTTGCGGTGATTGTCCTCCGCGCACGAGGCGACGGTATTCAGCCAGGTGTCCCCACCGCCGTGCGACCGCGGCACCACATGGTCCACGGTCGTCGCCCGGCGCCCGCAGTACGCGCACCGGTGCTGATCACGCACCAGCACCCCACGCCGCGACCAGGGCGCCCGTTGTCGGAACGGCACCCGGACATATCTGCACAGTCTGATCACCTGTGGCACCGGCACATCCACCGAAGCGGCACGGAGCCGCAGCCCCGGGTGAGCGTGTTCGACGACGGCCTTGTCCTGCATGACCAGTACCACCGCACGCCGCAGCGACACCGTCGACAGCGGCTCGAAGCTCGCGTTGAGCACCAGCGTCTCGCGCATCCCGTCCCACCTCCCGGACCCGCTCCGCCCCCGCGGCGAAGTTGCTCCACTGTGCAGCGGCAGGTATTCCCCGAACAACGCAATTTCCGCATGCCACAAGGGAAATGGCGGACGATCGGCAGATGAAAAAGAGGCGCTCCGGCGGCGCCCCGCACGACGCGGAAAAGCGAGCGCTCCGGGTCCCACCCCCGTGAACTACGTGGGACCCGGAGCGAACGGCAGCCGGCGAGGACACCCGAGACACAAACGGGCTCCGGCGAGCAACGGACGACACACCTGCGCCCCGCCGCTCCCGCCACTGCGGTACCAGCTGCCCGACGCCCTGATGACGGGCGGCGGCACGGACACCACTGTGCGTGGGGGAGCGCCGGGGCGCAACGGAATTACGGCGCTCAGCCCGCCGCGGGAATCTCGTACTCGGCGATCAGCTGAGCCCGCCCGAGAGTGTGGAACCGCAGATTGAAGCCCACCACGGCGGGCGAGGCATCCGCGTCCGGACCGAGCTTCTCCTGGTCCACCGCGTAGACGGTGAACACATAACGGTGCGGGCCGTCCCCGGGCGGCGGCGCCGCGCCACCGAACTCCCGCGTCCCGTAGTCGTTACGGACATGCACGGCGCCCTCGGGCAGCCCCTTCATCTCCCCGGACCCGGCACCGGCCGGCAGCTCCGTCACCGACGCCGGAATGTCGAACAGCGACCAGTGCCAGAAGCCACTGCCCGTCGGCGCGTCCGGGTCGTAGCAGGTGACGGCGTAGCTCTTCGTCCCCGCGGGCGCACCCTCCCACCGCAGCTGCGGCGAACGGTTCCCCTCGGCGAAGACCTGCTCCGGCCGCAGCGTCCCGCCCGGCTCCACCTCCTCGCTCAGCACCGTGAACTCCGGCACCGGCGGATGGAAATCGTGCGGGAGCGGCCGCCGCTTCAGCTCGGACACTGCAACACCTCCTGGTCGCTTGCTGACACCTGTCCGGCCAGGTTAGAGCCAGTTCCGCTTACCGCCGACCTCGGCCAGCCACTGGTTGAGGTATGCCGCCCAGTCGGTCCCCTCGAAGTCGTTCAGCCCCACCGTGAACGACCGGTAGGTGTCCGACCCCTCAGTGAACAGCCCCGGCTTCTTGTCCATCTCCAGGACGACGTCCATCTCCCGGTCGTCCGCCACGAACGACAGCTCGACCTGGTTGAGCCCGCGGTACTGCTGCGGCGCGTGGAACTCGATCTCCTGGTAGAACGGCAGCTGCTGCCGCGTCCCCCGGATGTGGCCCTGCTCCAGGTCAGCGGCCTTGAAACGGAACCCGAGCCGCCCGAACGCGTCCAGCAGCGCCTGCTGCGCCGGCAGCGGGTGCACATTCACCGGGTCGAGATCGCTGGAGTCCACCGCACGGGCGATCGCCAGCTCCGTCGTCACCCCGACGCTCATCCCGTGCAGATGCGTCCCCAGG contains these protein-coding regions:
- a CDS encoding sulfite exporter TauE/SafE family protein: MTIWEAVAVFAAGIGAGTINTVVGSGTLITFPVLLAFGLPPVTANVSNTLGLVPGSISGAIGYRRELTGQRSRILRFSAAALLGGLGGAVLLLALPATAFDTIVPVLIAVALVLVVAQPKLSAWVRARRERNGTTAHPDGGPALLLGLMLASVYGGYFGAAQGVIYVSLMGVLLTEDLQRINALKNILAAVVNGVAAVFFLFVAHFDWTAVALIALGSTLGGQLGAKVGRRLPPTALRGVIVLVGLLAIVQLLLK
- a CDS encoding HNH endonuclease — translated: MRETLVLNASFEPLSTVSLRRAVVLVMQDKAVVEHAHPGLRLRAASVDVPVPQVIRLCRYVRVPFRQRAPWSRRGVLVRDQHRCAYCGRRATTVDHVVPRSHGGGDTWLNTVASCAEDNHRKADRTPEQAGMQLLRRPFEPTPADALLSTLGVSVRDALPEWLAVPA
- a CDS encoding YbhB/YbcL family Raf kinase inhibitor-like protein, whose translation is MSELKRRPLPHDFHPPVPEFTVLSEEVEPGGTLRPEQVFAEGNRSPQLRWEGAPAGTKSYAVTCYDPDAPTGSGFWHWSLFDIPASVTELPAGAGSGEMKGLPEGAVHVRNDYGTREFGGAAPPPGDGPHRYVFTVYAVDQEKLGPDADASPAVVGFNLRFHTLGRAQLIAEYEIPAAG
- a CDS encoding sporulation protein; translated protein: MGFKKLLASLGAGGASVETVLFEENVVPGGVVQGEVRIQGGSVAQEIQGLSVGLQARVEVESGEEEYKRNVEFTKVQLGGEFTVQAGAAHTVPFGLEIPWETPITTFLGTHLHGMSVGVTTELAIARAVDSSDLDPVNVHPLPAQQALLDAFGRLGFRFKAADLEQGHIRGTRQQLPFYQEIEFHAPQQYRGLNQVELSFVADDREMDVVLEMDKKPGLFTEGSDTYRSFTVGLNDFEGTDWAAYLNQWLAEVGGKRNWL